Proteins encoded in a region of the Mycolicibacterium neoaurum genome:
- a CDS encoding dihydrodipicolinate synthase family protein: MTSAGTGVLLDLPEHGSYELSGPGSWRKPDAPITSRIAYAAAHVVPAGAADCTPGTPAQLDWDVTMAYRHELWSYGLGVAEAMDTAQRGMGLDWAATQELIARTGREAAASGGRLACGAGTDQLDLADVPGGAAGLAIVTDAYREQIDVVRNAGAEVILMASRALARVAQSPADYLSVYGTLLAQVDRPVILHWLGEMFDPALRGYWGDTDIDAATATFRELLGTHADKIDGVKVSLLDASHEVALRRALPAGVRLYTGDDFNYPELIIGDGTSHSDALLGIFAAIYPAASTALQELDSGNTVQAHDILESTRALGRHIFAAPTYYYKTGIAFLSWLNGHQPGFTMVNGLAAGRSVAHLCELFVLADRAGLLGDPYLAAERMRIYLTLNGIR, translated from the coding sequence ATTACCAGCGCAGGAACGGGAGTGCTGCTGGACCTGCCGGAGCATGGATCCTATGAGCTCTCCGGCCCGGGTTCTTGGCGCAAACCCGACGCGCCGATCACCTCCAGGATCGCCTATGCCGCAGCCCATGTGGTGCCTGCCGGCGCGGCCGACTGCACCCCGGGCACGCCGGCCCAGCTCGACTGGGACGTCACCATGGCCTATCGGCACGAGCTGTGGTCCTACGGGCTCGGTGTCGCCGAGGCCATGGACACCGCCCAGCGCGGGATGGGTCTGGACTGGGCCGCCACCCAAGAACTGATCGCCCGTACCGGCCGCGAGGCCGCTGCGTCGGGCGGTCGGCTGGCGTGCGGGGCGGGCACCGATCAGCTCGATCTGGCCGATGTTCCCGGTGGCGCAGCCGGTTTGGCCATCGTCACAGATGCCTACCGTGAACAGATCGATGTCGTCCGCAACGCCGGGGCCGAGGTGATCCTGATGGCATCGCGGGCACTGGCTCGCGTGGCGCAGTCACCCGCGGATTATCTGTCGGTGTACGGCACGCTGCTGGCCCAGGTCGATCGGCCGGTGATCTTGCACTGGCTCGGCGAGATGTTCGACCCGGCGCTGCGGGGATACTGGGGTGACACCGATATCGACGCCGCCACCGCCACCTTCCGGGAACTGCTGGGTACCCACGCCGACAAGATCGACGGTGTGAAGGTCTCGCTGCTCGACGCCAGCCATGAGGTGGCGCTGCGGCGTGCGCTGCCCGCCGGTGTCCGGCTCTACACCGGTGACGATTTCAACTACCCGGAGCTCATCATCGGTGACGGTACGAGTCATTCCGACGCGTTGCTGGGGATCTTCGCCGCCATCTACCCGGCCGCATCCACGGCGCTGCAGGAACTCGATTCCGGCAATACCGTGCAGGCACACGACATCCTGGAATCCACCCGAGCGTTGGGACGGCACATCTTCGCCGCGCCGACCTACTACTACAAAACCGGGATCGCGTTCCTGTCCTGGCTCAACGGGCATCAGCCCGGTTTTACCATGGTCAACGGTCTGGCGGCGGGACGCTCGGTAGCGCATCTGTGCGAATTGTTCGTGCTCGCCGACCGGGCCGGCCTGCTCGGCGATCCGTACCTGGCCGCCGAGCGGATGCGGATCTACCTGACGCTGAACGGAATCCGGTGA
- a CDS encoding Gfo/Idh/MocA family oxidoreductase, with translation MSPAESSGRRTLRIAMNGVTGRMGYRQHLLRSILPLRESGLVLDDGTRVAIEPILVGRNADKLAELAAEHGIESWTTDVASVIADPTVDVYFDAQVTSRRMEALSTAIKAGKHVYTEKPTAETLTEAIELARMAENAGVVAGVVHDKLYLPGLVKLRRLIDEGFFGRILSMRGEFGYWVFEGDHQPAQRPSWNYRAEDGGGITVDMFCHWNYVMEGLLGTVEAVTARTVTHIPTRWDEQGKEYVATADDAAYGIFEIEGGVIAQINSSWAVRVHRDELVEFQIDGTHGSAVAGLRQCVAQQRAHTPKPVWNPDLPVTEKFRDQWLEVPANADLDNGFKLQWEEYLRDVLAGRPHRFGLLSAARGVQLAELGLQSSAEGRRMSVPEIVL, from the coding sequence ATGTCTCCAGCTGAATCATCCGGACGCCGCACGTTGCGCATCGCCATGAACGGCGTCACCGGGCGGATGGGCTACCGGCAACACCTGCTGCGTTCGATCCTGCCGCTGCGCGAATCCGGGCTGGTGCTCGACGATGGCACCCGGGTGGCCATCGAACCGATCCTGGTCGGCCGCAATGCCGACAAGCTCGCCGAGCTTGCCGCAGAGCACGGCATCGAATCCTGGACCACCGACGTAGCCTCGGTGATCGCGGACCCGACGGTGGATGTCTACTTCGACGCGCAGGTGACCTCCCGCCGGATGGAGGCGCTCTCGACCGCCATCAAGGCGGGCAAGCACGTCTACACCGAGAAGCCCACCGCGGAAACCCTGACCGAGGCAATCGAATTGGCGCGGATGGCCGAGAATGCCGGAGTGGTGGCCGGTGTGGTCCACGACAAGCTCTACCTGCCCGGATTGGTGAAGCTGCGCAGGCTGATCGACGAAGGCTTCTTCGGACGCATTCTCTCGATGCGCGGCGAGTTCGGTTACTGGGTGTTCGAGGGTGACCACCAGCCCGCGCAGCGACCGAGCTGGAACTACCGCGCCGAGGACGGCGGCGGAATCACCGTCGACATGTTCTGCCACTGGAACTACGTGATGGAGGGTCTGCTCGGGACCGTCGAAGCCGTCACCGCGCGCACCGTGACCCATATCCCGACCCGCTGGGACGAACAGGGCAAGGAGTACGTCGCCACCGCCGATGACGCCGCCTACGGCATCTTCGAGATCGAGGGCGGCGTGATCGCCCAGATCAATTCGTCCTGGGCGGTGCGGGTGCACCGCGACGAGCTGGTCGAGTTCCAGATCGACGGCACCCATGGTTCCGCGGTGGCCGGTCTGCGCCAGTGCGTCGCCCAGCAGCGCGCGCACACCCCGAAACCGGTGTGGAATCCCGATCTACCGGTCACCGAGAAATTCCGCGACCAGTGGCTGGAGGTGCCGGCCAATGCCGATCTGGACAACGGTTTCAAGCTGCAGTGGGAGGAGTACCTGCGCGACGTGTTGGCAGGCCGCCCACACCGTTTCGGTCTGCTATCGGCGGCCCGCGGTGTGCAGCTCGCCGAACTCGGTCTGCAGAGTTCAGCCGAGGGACGGCGTATGAGCGTGCCGGAGATCGTGCTGTGA
- a CDS encoding sugar phosphate isomerase/epimerase family protein, with the protein MNDPHARLSLNTMTIKSWTLREAVEATAAAGLPAIGLWRDRVAEAGVDDAAKIVRDNGLRVSSLCRGGFLTGLDDGDAALADNRRAIDEAATLGARELVLVAGGVPDRDLPGARARLAERIAELVPYAAQRDVRLALEPLHPMFCADRAVISTLGQALELAAPHPAESVGVVVDTFHIWWDPELAQRVADAGAAGRISSYQICDWLVPMTPDPLVSRGMMGDGAIDFGAITAMVAAAGYTGDVEVEIFNEAVWATDGHTVLETMKSRYRDLVLPAL; encoded by the coding sequence ATGAACGATCCTCATGCCAGGCTGTCGTTGAACACCATGACCATCAAGTCCTGGACGCTGCGCGAAGCCGTCGAGGCGACCGCCGCGGCGGGACTGCCTGCTATCGGTCTGTGGCGGGACCGGGTTGCCGAGGCCGGAGTCGATGATGCGGCGAAGATCGTCCGCGATAACGGACTTCGGGTGTCCAGCCTGTGCCGCGGCGGCTTCCTCACCGGTCTCGACGATGGTGATGCGGCGTTGGCCGACAACCGTCGCGCCATCGACGAGGCGGCCACCCTGGGTGCGCGCGAACTGGTGCTGGTGGCCGGTGGCGTGCCGGACCGGGATCTGCCCGGCGCCCGGGCCCGGCTCGCCGAGCGCATCGCCGAACTGGTGCCCTATGCCGCACAGCGGGATGTCCGTCTGGCCCTGGAACCCTTGCATCCGATGTTCTGCGCCGACCGCGCCGTGATCTCCACCCTGGGGCAGGCCCTGGAGCTGGCGGCACCGCACCCCGCCGAGTCGGTCGGTGTGGTCGTCGACACGTTCCACATCTGGTGGGATCCCGAACTCGCGCAACGGGTTGCCGACGCCGGGGCTGCGGGCCGGATCAGCTCGTACCAGATCTGTGACTGGTTGGTCCCGATGACACCGGACCCGTTGGTCTCGCGGGGCATGATGGGCGACGGTGCCATCGACTTCGGAGCCATCACCGCGATGGTGGCCGCGGCCGGGTACACCGGGGATGTGGAGGTGGAGATCTTCAACGAGGCGGTCTGGGCCACCGACGGGCACACGGTGTTGGAGACGATGAAGAGCCGATACCGCGACCTGGTGCTGCCCGCGCTGTGA